One window from the genome of Streptomyces sp. NBC_00287 encodes:
- a CDS encoding ABC transporter substrate-binding protein has translation MNRKTLVLPAVIGLLAPVLAACGGSDSGSDGGDAIVVGTTDEFTATSEAPAPLDPAYAYDVGTWNILRQTVQTLMIQPRGEGEPVPDAAERCGFTDTGNERYACTLREGLKFANGDTVTAADVKYSIERALKLKADSGVSALLSTVDTVETQGEREVIFHLNTADATFPYKLSTPVAGIVNPDDYEAGKLRDGFQVDGSGPYTFKGEEKDGKLVKAVFTKNSSYQGALEVNNEQVELRSFADADAMSSAIEQGDIHLMSRTMSPEQIQRLSTASDTEVDLVEMSGLEIRYLAFNTDAPAVESKAVRQAMAQVINRGELVSKVYGTQAEPLYSLVPASLTGHSNAFFNKYGEPSTAKAKALLTKANVSTPVSLTLHYTTDHYGAATEKEFELLKEQLNSSGLFDVKIEGTPWETFRPAEQKGEYEVYGMGWFPDFPDADNYIAPFLDKDNFLGSPYANSEIRNSLIPESRREADRQSAVGSLTDIQDIVAEDVPVIPLWQGKQYVAARDDVTGTAYALNSSSTLQLWELGRGVSG, from the coding sequence ATGAACCGCAAGACTTTGGTGCTGCCGGCCGTCATCGGTCTGCTCGCGCCGGTCCTCGCCGCCTGCGGCGGATCGGACAGCGGCAGCGACGGCGGGGACGCGATCGTCGTCGGTACCACGGACGAGTTCACCGCCACGAGCGAGGCACCCGCGCCGCTGGACCCGGCGTACGCCTACGACGTCGGCACCTGGAACATCCTCCGCCAGACCGTCCAGACGCTGATGATCCAGCCGCGCGGCGAGGGCGAGCCGGTGCCCGACGCGGCCGAGCGCTGCGGCTTCACCGACACCGGCAACGAGCGCTACGCCTGCACCCTGCGCGAGGGCCTGAAGTTCGCCAACGGCGACACGGTCACCGCGGCCGATGTGAAGTACTCCATCGAGCGCGCCCTCAAGCTCAAGGCGGACAGCGGGGTCTCCGCGCTGCTGTCCACCGTCGACACCGTCGAGACCCAGGGCGAGCGCGAGGTCATCTTCCATCTGAACACCGCCGACGCCACCTTCCCGTACAAGCTGTCCACGCCGGTCGCGGGCATCGTCAACCCGGACGACTACGAAGCCGGCAAGCTCCGTGACGGCTTCCAGGTCGACGGCTCGGGGCCGTACACCTTCAAGGGCGAGGAGAAGGACGGCAAGCTCGTCAAGGCCGTGTTCACCAAGAACTCCTCCTACCAGGGCGCTCTGGAGGTGAACAACGAGCAGGTCGAGCTGCGCTCCTTCGCCGACGCCGACGCCATGAGCAGCGCCATCGAGCAGGGCGACATCCACCTCATGAGCCGCACCATGTCGCCCGAGCAGATTCAGCGGCTCTCCACGGCCTCCGACACCGAGGTCGACCTCGTCGAGATGTCCGGCCTGGAGATCCGCTACCTCGCCTTCAACACCGACGCCCCGGCCGTCGAGAGCAAGGCCGTCCGCCAGGCGATGGCCCAGGTCATCAACCGCGGCGAACTGGTCAGCAAGGTGTACGGCACCCAGGCCGAGCCGCTGTACTCGCTGGTCCCGGCCAGCCTCACCGGCCACTCCAACGCGTTCTTCAACAAGTACGGCGAGCCCAGCACCGCCAAGGCCAAGGCGCTGCTGACCAAGGCGAACGTCAGCACCCCGGTGTCGCTGACCCTGCACTACACCACCGACCACTACGGCGCGGCCACCGAGAAGGAGTTCGAGCTGCTGAAGGAACAGCTCAACTCCAGCGGCCTGTTCGACGTCAAGATCGAGGGCACCCCCTGGGAGACCTTCCGTCCCGCCGAGCAGAAGGGCGAGTACGAGGTCTACGGCATGGGCTGGTTCCCGGACTTCCCGGACGCCGACAACTACATCGCGCCGTTCCTCGACAAGGACAACTTCCTCGGCTCGCCGTACGCGAACAGCGAGATCCGCAACTCCCTGATCCCGGAGTCCCGTCGGGAGGCCGACCGGCAGTCCGCGGTCGGCAGTCTGACGGACATCCAGGACATCGTGGCCGAGGACGTCCCCGTGATCCCGCTGTGGCAGGGCAAGCAGTACGTCGCCGCGCGCGACGACGTCACGGGTACCGCGTACGCGCTCAACTCGTCCTCCACCCTTCAGTTGTGGGAGCTCGGCCGTGGCGTGAGCGGCTGA
- a CDS encoding HAD family hydrolase, translating to MTSTVPAPVTRTAEGSALQAVLLDMDGTLVDTEGFWWDVEVEIFAGLGHVLDDSWRHVVVGGPMSRSAGFLIEATGADITLAELTVLLNQGFEERITRALPLMPGAARLLAELAAHEIPTALVSASHRRIIDRVLTSLGPQHFALTVAGDEVPRTKPHPDPYLTAAAGLGVDPARCAVVEDTATGVAAAEAAGCQVVVVPSVATISPAHRRTVVGSLEEVDLAFLRGLMTEMR from the coding sequence ATGACCAGCACGGTCCCCGCGCCAGTAACCCGAACGGCAGAAGGCTCAGCCCTGCAGGCCGTACTCCTCGACATGGACGGCACCCTCGTGGACACCGAGGGGTTCTGGTGGGACGTCGAGGTCGAGATCTTCGCCGGCCTCGGCCATGTCCTCGACGACTCCTGGCGCCATGTCGTGGTCGGCGGTCCCATGAGCCGCAGCGCGGGGTTCCTGATCGAGGCCACCGGCGCCGACATCACCCTCGCCGAACTCACCGTGCTCCTCAACCAGGGGTTCGAAGAGCGCATCACACGCGCTCTGCCGCTGATGCCGGGCGCCGCCCGGCTGCTGGCCGAACTGGCCGCGCACGAGATCCCCACGGCCCTGGTTTCCGCCTCGCACCGGCGCATCATCGACCGTGTCCTCACCTCGCTCGGCCCCCAGCACTTCGCGCTGACGGTGGCCGGTGACGAGGTGCCGCGTACCAAGCCGCACCCCGACCCGTATCTGACCGCCGCGGCCGGACTCGGAGTGGATCCGGCCAGATGCGCGGTCGTCGAGGACACCGCGACCGGTGTCGCGGCGGCGGAGGCGGCCGGCTGCCAGGTGGTCGTGGTGCCCTCGGTCGCCACCATCTCCCCGGCCCACCGGCGTACCGTCGTCGGCTCGCTCGAAGAGGTGGACCTGGCATTTCTGCGCGGTCTGATGACGGAAATGCGCTAG
- the metH gene encoding methionine synthase, with amino-acid sequence MASLPQTPSADSRTRVSALREALATRVVVADGAMGTMLQAQDPTLEDFENLEGCNEILNLTRPDIVRSVHDAYFAVGVDCVETNTFGANHTAAAEYEIAERVHELSEAGARIAREVADEYAARDGRTRWVLGSVGPGTKLPTLGHVGYSTIRDGYQANAEGLLAGGADALIVETTQDLLQTKASVLGARRAMEATGAEVPLLVSMAFETTGTMLLGSEIGAALTALEPLGIDMIGLNCSTGPAEMSEHLRYLTRHSRIPLLCMPNAGLPILTKDGAHFPLGPEGLADAQENFVLDYGLSLIGGCCGTTPEHLRQVVERARTLTPGERDPRPEPGAASLYQTVPFRQDTAYLAIGERTNANGSKKFREAMLDARWDDCVEMAREQIREGAHMLDLCVDYVGRDGVADMEELAGRFATASTLPIVLDSTEVDVIQAGLEKLGGRAVINSVNYEDGDGPESRFAKVTQLAREHGAALIALTIDEEGQARTPEKKVEIAERLIDDLTGNWGIHESDILIDTLTFTICTGQEESRGDGIATIEAIRRLKRRHPDVQTTLGLSNISFGLNPAARVLLNSVFLDECVKAGLDSAIVHASKILPIARFTEEEVQTALDLIYDRRAEGYDPLQKLMALFEGATTKSLKAGRAEELAALPLEERLKRRIIDGEKNGLEADLDEALQTRKALDIVNETLLDGMKVVGELFGSGQMQLPFVLQSAEVMKAAVAHLEPHMEKSDAEGKGTIVLATVRGDVHDIGKNLVDIILSNNGYNVVNLGIKQPVSAILEAAEEHKADVIGMSGLLVKSTVIMKENLEELNSRGMAADYPVILGGAALTRAYVEQDLHELYEGEVRYARDAFEGLRLMDALIGVKRGVPGAKLPELKQRRVRATAQTAVEERPEEGHVRSDVATDNPVPTPPFWDTRVIKGIQLKEYASWLDEGALFKGQWGLKQARTGDGPTYEELVETEGQPRLRGLLDKLQTENLLEAAVVYGYFPCVSKDDDLIILDDQGNERTRFTFPRQRRGRRLCLADFFRPEESGETDVVGLQVVTVGSRIGEETAKLFESNSYRDYLELHGLSVQLAEALAEYWHARVRSELGFAGEDPNDIEDMFALKYRGARFSLGYGACPDLEDRAKIAELLQPERIGVRLSEEFQLHPEQSTDAIVIHHPEAKYFNAR; translated from the coding sequence ATGGCCTCGTTGCCACAGACCCCTTCCGCCGACAGCCGGACCCGTGTGTCCGCGCTCCGCGAGGCACTCGCCACCCGAGTGGTGGTAGCCGACGGAGCCATGGGCACCATGCTCCAGGCCCAGGACCCCACTCTTGAGGACTTCGAGAACCTCGAGGGCTGCAACGAGATCCTGAACCTGACCCGGCCCGACATCGTCCGCTCCGTCCACGACGCGTACTTCGCGGTGGGCGTCGACTGCGTCGAGACCAACACCTTCGGTGCCAACCACACGGCGGCGGCGGAGTACGAGATCGCCGAGCGCGTGCACGAGCTGTCCGAGGCGGGCGCCCGTATCGCCCGCGAGGTGGCCGACGAGTACGCCGCCCGGGACGGCCGTACCCGCTGGGTGCTGGGCTCGGTCGGCCCCGGCACCAAGCTGCCGACCCTCGGCCACGTCGGCTACAGCACGATCCGCGACGGCTACCAGGCGAACGCCGAAGGCCTGCTGGCCGGCGGCGCCGACGCCCTGATCGTGGAGACCACCCAGGACCTGCTCCAGACCAAGGCCTCCGTGCTGGGCGCCCGGCGCGCCATGGAGGCGACCGGCGCCGAGGTGCCCCTGCTGGTCTCCATGGCCTTCGAGACCACCGGCACCATGCTGCTCGGCTCCGAGATCGGCGCCGCGCTCACCGCGCTGGAGCCGCTCGGCATCGACATGATCGGCCTGAACTGCTCCACCGGCCCCGCCGAGATGAGCGAGCACCTGCGCTACCTCACCCGGCACTCCCGCATCCCGCTGCTGTGCATGCCGAACGCCGGCCTGCCGATCCTCACCAAGGACGGCGCCCACTTCCCGCTCGGCCCCGAGGGCCTGGCGGACGCCCAGGAGAACTTCGTCCTGGACTACGGCCTCAGCCTGATCGGCGGCTGCTGCGGCACCACGCCCGAGCATCTGCGCCAGGTCGTCGAGCGCGCCCGCACCCTCACCCCGGGCGAGCGCGACCCGCGCCCCGAGCCGGGCGCCGCCTCGCTCTACCAGACGGTCCCGTTCCGTCAGGACACCGCCTACCTCGCGATCGGCGAGCGGACGAACGCCAACGGCTCCAAGAAGTTCCGCGAGGCCATGCTGGACGCCCGCTGGGACGACTGCGTGGAGATGGCCCGCGAGCAGATCCGCGAGGGCGCGCACATGCTCGACCTGTGCGTGGACTACGTCGGCCGGGACGGCGTCGCCGACATGGAGGAGCTGGCCGGACGCTTCGCCACCGCCTCCACCCTGCCGATCGTCCTGGACTCCACCGAGGTCGACGTCATCCAGGCAGGCCTGGAGAAGCTCGGCGGCCGCGCGGTCATCAACTCCGTCAACTACGAGGACGGCGACGGCCCCGAGTCCCGCTTCGCCAAGGTCACCCAGCTCGCCCGCGAGCACGGCGCCGCGCTGATCGCGCTGACCATCGACGAGGAGGGCCAGGCCCGCACCCCCGAGAAGAAGGTCGAGATCGCCGAGCGGCTGATCGACGACCTGACCGGCAACTGGGGCATCCACGAGTCCGACATCCTCATCGACACCCTGACCTTCACCATCTGCACCGGCCAGGAGGAGTCCCGGGGAGACGGCATCGCCACCATCGAGGCGATCCGCCGGCTCAAGCGTCGCCACCCGGACGTACAGACCACGCTGGGTCTGTCGAACATCTCCTTCGGCCTGAACCCGGCCGCCCGCGTCCTGCTCAACTCCGTCTTCCTCGACGAGTGCGTCAAGGCAGGCCTGGACTCGGCGATCGTGCACGCGTCGAAGATCCTGCCGATCGCCCGGTTCACCGAGGAGGAGGTGCAGACGGCCCTCGACCTGATCTACGACCGTCGCGCCGAGGGCTACGACCCGCTCCAGAAGTTGATGGCCCTGTTCGAGGGCGCCACCACCAAGTCCCTCAAGGCGGGCCGGGCCGAGGAACTGGCCGCGCTGCCGCTGGAGGAGCGCCTCAAGCGCCGCATCATCGACGGCGAGAAGAACGGCCTGGAGGCCGACCTCGACGAGGCCCTGCAGACCCGCAAGGCCCTCGACATCGTCAACGAGACCCTGCTGGACGGCATGAAGGTCGTCGGCGAGCTCTTCGGCTCCGGCCAGATGCAGCTGCCCTTCGTGCTCCAGTCCGCCGAGGTCATGAAGGCCGCGGTCGCCCATCTCGAACCGCACATGGAGAAGTCCGACGCCGAGGGCAAGGGCACCATCGTGCTGGCCACCGTCCGCGGCGACGTGCACGACATCGGCAAGAACCTCGTCGACATCATCCTGTCCAACAACGGCTACAACGTCGTCAACCTCGGCATCAAGCAGCCGGTCTCCGCGATCCTGGAAGCCGCCGAGGAGCACAAGGCCGATGTCATCGGCATGTCCGGGCTCCTGGTCAAGTCCACGGTGATCATGAAGGAGAACCTGGAGGAGCTCAACTCCCGTGGCATGGCGGCGGATTACCCCGTCATCCTCGGCGGCGCCGCGCTGACCAGGGCGTACGTCGAGCAGGATCTGCACGAGCTGTACGAGGGCGAAGTCCGTTACGCCCGCGACGCGTTCGAGGGACTGCGCCTGATGGACGCCCTCATCGGCGTCAAGCGGGGCGTGCCCGGCGCGAAGCTGCCCGAGCTCAAGCAGCGCCGGGTCAGGGCCACCGCCCAGACGGCGGTCGAGGAACGCCCGGAAGAGGGGCACGTCCGCTCCGACGTCGCCACCGACAACCCCGTGCCCACCCCGCCCTTCTGGGACACCCGGGTCATCAAGGGCATCCAGCTCAAGGAGTACGCGTCCTGGCTGGACGAGGGCGCGCTGTTCAAGGGGCAGTGGGGCCTCAAGCAGGCCCGCACCGGTGACGGGCCCACCTACGAGGAGCTCGTCGAGACCGAGGGCCAGCCGCGGCTGCGCGGCCTGCTGGACAAGCTCCAGACCGAGAACCTCCTCGAAGCGGCCGTCGTCTACGGCTACTTCCCGTGCGTGTCCAAGGACGACGACCTGATCATCCTGGACGACCAGGGCAATGAGCGCACCCGCTTCACCTTCCCCCGCCAGCGCCGCGGCCGCCGGCTGTGCCTGGCCGACTTCTTCCGCCCGGAGGAATCGGGGGAGACGGACGTCGTCGGCCTCCAGGTCGTCACCGTCGGCTCCCGCATCGGCGAGGAGACGGCGAAGCTCTTCGAGTCCAACTCCTACCGTGACTACCTCGAACTGCACGGTCTGTCCGTGCAGTTGGCCGAGGCCCTCGCCGAGTACTGGCACGCGCGCGTCCGTTCCGAGCTGGGCTTCGCGGGCGAGGACCCGAACGACATCGAGGACATGTTCGCCCTGAAGTACCGCGGCGCCCGCTTCTCGCTGGGCTACGGCGCCTGCCCCGACCTGGAGGACCGCGCCAAGATCGCCGAACTGCTCCAGCCGGAGCGCATCGGCGTGCGCCTGTCCGAGGAGTTCCAGCTGCACCCCGAGCAGTCCACGGACGCCATCGTGATCCACCACCCCGAGGCGAAGTACTTCAACGCACGCTGA
- a CDS encoding IclR family transcriptional regulator: MARNIQSLERAAAMLRLLAGGERRLGLSDIASSLGLAKGTAHGILRTLQQEGFVEQDEASGRYQLGAELLRLGTTYLDVHELRARALVWTDDLARSSGESVYLGVLHQQGVLIVHHVFRPDDSRQVLEIGAMQPLHSTALGKVLSAYDPVAHSEALEADRKAFTDRTVCDLDAFENLLDTTRARGYAADVEETWEGVASLAAPIHDRRRMPVGAVGITGAVERLCQDGEVRPEVIAAVRDCARAVSRDLGAGRF; encoded by the coding sequence ATGGCACGGAACATCCAGTCGCTCGAACGGGCGGCCGCGATGCTGCGGCTGCTCGCGGGCGGCGAGCGTCGGCTCGGCCTGTCGGACATCGCCTCCTCGCTGGGGCTCGCCAAGGGCACCGCACACGGCATCCTGCGCACCCTCCAGCAGGAGGGGTTCGTCGAGCAGGACGAGGCCTCCGGGCGCTACCAGCTGGGCGCGGAGCTGCTGCGCCTGGGCACGACCTATCTGGACGTGCACGAGCTGCGGGCGCGCGCCCTGGTGTGGACCGACGATCTGGCCCGCTCCAGCGGCGAGAGCGTCTATCTGGGCGTTCTGCACCAGCAGGGCGTGCTGATCGTGCACCACGTCTTCCGGCCCGACGACAGCCGGCAGGTACTGGAGATCGGGGCCATGCAGCCGCTGCACTCCACGGCTCTGGGCAAGGTGCTGTCGGCGTACGACCCGGTCGCGCACAGCGAGGCGCTGGAGGCCGACCGCAAGGCCTTCACCGACCGCACCGTGTGCGATCTGGACGCGTTCGAGAACCTCCTCGACACCACACGCGCGCGTGGCTACGCCGCCGACGTCGAGGAGACCTGGGAGGGCGTCGCCTCCCTGGCCGCCCCCATCCACGACCGGCGGCGGATGCCGGTCGGCGCGGTCGGCATCACGGGCGCCGTGGAGCGGCTGTGCCAGGACGGCGAGGTACGCCCCGAAGTGATCGCCGCGGTACGGGACTGTGCCCGCGCGGTGTCGCGGGATCTGGGCGCCGGGCGCTTCTGA
- a CDS encoding MIP/aquaporin family protein: MSSSDIFIGETIGTAILILLGGGVVAAVVLKASKARNAGWLAITFGWGFAVLTAVYTSAPLSGAHLNPAVTLALAIKDDGIPWSDVPTYMGGQLLGAMIGAALVWVAYYGQFHAHLTDKEIVGGPGAQATSAKAVEAQEEGAGPVLGVFSTGPEIRIAWQNVATEVIGTFVLVLAVLTQGLNAAGDGLGILGGLITALVVVGIGLSLGGPTGYAINPARDLGPRIVHALLPLPNKGGSDWGYAWVPVVGPLLGAAIAAGIYNVAFV, from the coding sequence GTGTCCAGCTCCGACATCTTCATCGGCGAGACCATCGGTACCGCCATACTCATCCTGCTCGGTGGCGGCGTGGTCGCCGCCGTCGTACTGAAGGCCTCCAAGGCCCGTAACGCCGGCTGGCTCGCCATCACCTTCGGGTGGGGCTTCGCAGTGCTCACGGCGGTGTACACCTCCGCGCCGCTGTCCGGCGCCCACCTGAACCCGGCCGTGACCCTCGCGCTCGCGATCAAGGACGACGGCATCCCGTGGAGTGACGTCCCCACCTACATGGGCGGACAGCTCCTCGGCGCCATGATCGGCGCGGCTCTGGTCTGGGTCGCCTACTACGGCCAGTTCCACGCCCACCTGACCGACAAGGAGATCGTCGGCGGTCCGGGTGCCCAGGCCACCTCCGCCAAGGCGGTCGAGGCCCAGGAAGAGGGCGCGGGCCCGGTCCTCGGCGTCTTCTCCACCGGTCCGGAGATCCGGATCGCCTGGCAGAACGTGGCCACGGAGGTCATCGGCACGTTCGTGCTGGTACTCGCGGTCCTCACGCAGGGCCTGAACGCGGCCGGCGACGGCCTCGGCATCCTGGGCGGGCTCATCACCGCGCTCGTGGTGGTCGGCATCGGTCTGTCCCTCGGTGGTCCGACCGGTTACGCGATCAACCCGGCCCGTGACCTCGGCCCGAGAATCGTGCACGCCCTGCTGCCCCTGCCCAACAAGGGCGGTTCCGACTGGGGCTACGCCTGGGTCCCGGTGGTCGGCCCGCTGCTCGGCGCGGCGATCGCTGCAGGCATCTACAACGTTGCTTTCGTTTAG
- the glpK gene encoding glycerol kinase GlpK: MTDAHTAGPFIAAIDQGTTSSRCIVFDRDGRIVSVDQKEHEQIFPKPGWVEHNANEIWTNVQEVVAGAIQKAGITSDDIKAIGITNQRETTVLWDKNTGEPVHNALVWQDTRTDSLCKELGRNVGQDRFRRETGLPLASYFSGPKARWLLDNVEGLRERAEAGDILFGTMDSWVIWNLTGGVNGGKHVTDVTNASRTMLMNLHTMEWDDKIAESIGVPLAILPEIRSSAEVYGEVTGGKLGELLGGIPVASALGDQQAALFGQTCFSEGETKSTYGTGTFMVMNTGDKIINSYAGLLTTVGYKIGDQPTVYALEGSIAVTGSLVQWMRDQMGLISTAAEIETLALSVEDNGGAYFVPAFSGLFAPHWRSDARGVIAGLTRYVTKAHLARAVLEATAWQTREIADAMVKDSGDELVTLKVDGGMTSNNLLMQTLSDVLDAPVVRPMVAETTCLGAAYAAGLAVGFWSSTDELRANWRRAAEWTPHMDAETRDREYKNWLKAVDRTMGWIDDDES, from the coding sequence GTGACCGACGCCCACACCGCAGGCCCCTTCATCGCCGCGATCGACCAGGGCACCACCTCCTCCCGCTGCATCGTCTTCGACCGCGACGGCCGTATCGTCTCCGTCGACCAGAAGGAGCACGAGCAGATCTTCCCGAAGCCGGGCTGGGTCGAGCACAACGCCAACGAGATCTGGACCAACGTCCAGGAAGTCGTCGCCGGAGCCATCCAGAAGGCCGGCATCACGAGCGACGACATCAAGGCCATCGGCATCACCAACCAGCGCGAGACCACCGTGCTGTGGGACAAGAACACCGGTGAGCCCGTCCACAACGCCCTCGTCTGGCAGGACACCCGCACCGACTCGCTCTGCAAGGAGCTCGGCCGCAATGTCGGCCAGGACCGTTTCCGCCGTGAGACGGGCCTGCCGCTCGCGTCCTACTTCTCCGGTCCGAAGGCCCGCTGGCTGCTCGACAATGTCGAGGGCCTGCGGGAGCGCGCCGAGGCCGGCGACATCCTCTTCGGCACCATGGACAGCTGGGTCATCTGGAACCTGACCGGCGGTGTCAACGGCGGCAAGCACGTCACCGACGTCACCAACGCCTCCCGCACCATGCTGATGAACCTCCACACCATGGAGTGGGACGACAAGATCGCCGAGTCCATCGGCGTCCCGCTGGCGATCCTCCCGGAGATCCGCTCCTCCGCCGAGGTCTACGGCGAGGTCACCGGCGGCAAGCTGGGCGAGCTGCTCGGCGGGATCCCGGTCGCCTCCGCGCTCGGTGACCAGCAGGCGGCCCTGTTCGGCCAGACCTGCTTCTCCGAGGGCGAGACCAAGTCCACCTACGGCACCGGCACCTTCATGGTGATGAACACCGGCGACAAGATCATCAACTCCTACGCGGGCCTGCTGACCACCGTCGGCTACAAGATCGGCGACCAGCCGACGGTCTACGCGCTGGAGGGCTCGATCGCCGTCACCGGCTCCCTGGTGCAGTGGATGCGCGACCAGATGGGCCTGATCTCCACCGCGGCCGAGATCGAGACGCTCGCGCTCTCGGTCGAGGACAACGGCGGCGCCTACTTCGTGCCGGCCTTCTCCGGCCTGTTCGCCCCGCACTGGCGCTCCGACGCCCGCGGTGTGATCGCCGGTCTGACCCGGTACGTCACCAAGGCGCACCTCGCCCGTGCCGTCCTGGAGGCCACCGCCTGGCAGACGCGTGAGATCGCCGACGCCATGGTCAAGGACTCGGGCGACGAGCTCGTGACCCTCAAGGTCGACGGCGGTATGACCTCCAACAACCTGCTGATGCAGACGCTCTCGGACGTCCTGGACGCACCGGTGGTGCGCCCGATGGTCGCCGAGACCACCTGCCTCGGCGCCGCCTACGCCGCCGGCCTCGCCGTCGGCTTCTGGTCCAGCACCGACGAACTGCGCGCCAACTGGCGCCGGGCCGCCGAGTGGACCCCCCACATGGACGCGGAGACCCGCGACCGCGAGTACAAGAACTGGCTCAAGGCCGTCGACCGGACCATGGGCTGGATCGACGACGACGAAAGCTGA